The Fibrobacter sp. UWEL genome includes the window TGGTAGAGATCAAAAGCCCGAATCCATTCTTTTTCTGTGTGTTTCTTATACATGAAAACCCCGAAGGTTGTGTCCAACTTTCGGGGTTCACATCAGATGTGAGCGAGGCTTTTTCATTTACTTTCCTTCCTTAACCTTATTCTTCGATCCCTTGGGTCTGCCTCCCTTCTTACCGTTTTCTGCGGAAGAAGGCTTCGGTCGACTCCCTATCATTTGTGAATGAATGGATCGCACCTGGGCATCCGTCAAGATTGCTCCACAGCAGGGACATTTAGCAGGCATCTATTTCTCCGATATTTTTCGATAGTCAAAGGATAGTCAATAGTCATTTGATTTATAAATGAGTTCTGCCCCATTCAAAAACCTAACTAAAGTTAGGTTTTCTTTTTTTGAGTGTAAACCCACAAAAATTTGACTTCTATGCAAATAATTTTATTTACAAACAATTATTATTGCATTATATTTAATTCAAATTGCATAGGATTCAATTTTTATGGATATAAAAGAAGTTCCAATTTCGGACATAAAGCCATACGAGAATAACCCCCGTAATAATGAGATGGCGATTGAAAAGGTTGTCGCCAGCATCAAGAATTTCGGCTTCAAGGTTCCCATCATCATCGACCGCGAAAATGTAATCGTCTGCGGTCATACCCGCTACCTCGCGGCCCAGCAGCTAGAAATGGAGAAAATCCCCTGCATCATGGCGGACGATCTCACCCCAAACCAGGTCAAGGCCTTCCGACTTGCCGACAATAAGGTGGCGGAAGCTAGTGGCTGGGATTTTACGAAGCTCAACGAGGAACTGTCCTTCCTCAATGAAATCGCCTTTGACGTGGAACAGTTCGGCTTCAACCCCAGCGAGGACGTGGACTTCGACAGTTTCCTCACCAACGAGGAAAACCCGGAAAAGAAGCCAAAGACTATCACCTGCCCCCACTGTGGAAAGAGTTTCGAGAAATAATGCTTCTCCACATGGCAACAGATGGACTCGTAGGCGATTTCTACACAAAGTTCCCCAAGAAGGAACTCAATATCCTTACGTCCTTTGAATACAAGTCGTCGCTCATGGGCAACGACGTTCGTGAATTTAACCACTTCATCGCGGATAGTGGCGCCTTCACAGCCATGGCGAGCGGAAAGAAGATTGACGACAAATACATCGACGCCTATATCGACTGGATCAAGTGCGAGCATATCGACAACTATATCGAAATGGATATCGACGAGATCGTGGGCTACGAGAAGGTCAAGGAAATCCGAAACCGCATAGAACGGGCCACAGGCAAGCAGAGCATCCCCGTCTGGCATCTTGGACGCAAGAAAGAAGGCTGGCTTGATATGGTCCAGAACTTTTCCTACGTCGCGCTATCGCTTTCCGGATTCACGGATTCTAGCAAGTGGCTCAAGGCAAATGACTGGAAGCCCCTCCACTTCTTCCTGGAAACTGCGGCGAAGTACAACACGAAGGTTCACGCGCTGGGCTGTACGAACTGGCCCCTTTTGCGCAAGTTCCACTTTTTCAGCAGCGATTCAAGCACCTGGAGCCTCGGCGAAAGGTACGGAAACTGCTTCCTCTTTCAAGATGGAGTCATGAAGAACATCCATCTGCCAAAGAAATTCAAGAAGGACAAGAAAACTCTTGGATTCCACAACAAACAACAATGGTTCAAGGCAATGCAATATGCAAAAATCAAAATGTGATGCGGTGCTGCTGCTATCCGGCGGGATTGACAGCACGACTGTTCTGGAACAGCTTACGAAACAGGGCAAGAAGGTTTTCTGCCTCATTTTCGACTACAAGCAGACATTATCCAAGGAAATCGCCTATGCCGCGCAGAACGCGAAGCGACTAAAACAGCCCTACAAGATTATCTCCATCGACCTGGGGTTTGCCGGAAGCAAGTGTTCTCTGATTTCCAAGACGAAGATCAGCGTAAACAGGGACTTCAAGCAGATAGATTCCTCCATACCCACAAGCTATGTGGAGTTCAGGAACGGAATCCTGCTCTCTTACGCGGTCATGTTCGCGGAAGTGAACGGCATAGGCGAAATCTACGGAGGCTTCAACGGGCTTGCAAGCGGTCAATACTATGACGACACCCTCCCCTTCATCAAGGCTTTCGAGAAGGCTGCAAACCTCGGCACAAGCCCTGCCTTCAACGTCCGTATCCGCGCCCCCTTCTCCATGATGGAAAAGGCTGAAATCGTCAAGGCCGGACGCAAGATCGGCATCGACTACGAAAAGAACACCTGGAGCTGTTACAACAATGGAGACCGCCATTGTGGAAAGTGCGACAGCTGCAAACAGCGCGAACGCGCTTTGAAACTGGGAGGCTGTGAAAATGGCTAGGACCTACAGGATAAACACAATCTTTTTCAGCATCCAGGGCGAAGGCAAGCGCGTGGGAACGCCGCAGGTCTTTGTGCGTTTCAGCGGATGCAACATGAAATGTCCCTTCTGCGATACGAATCATGAACCGTTCACGGAAATGACCGCGGAACAGATTATCGCAAAGGCGAAGGAAGTTGGCGGAAATTGCCGAAGCGTCTCCTTCTGCGGTGGCGAGCCGACGCTCCAGCTTGACGCGGAACTTATCAAGGCCTTCGAAGGCTGGTACAAGTCCATCGAGACGAACGGCACAAAGCCCGTTCCCGCGGGGATTGACTACATCGTTTGCAGTCCCAAGACAAGCAGGATCGAGCCGGACAATATCGACGAGCTTCGTTTCGTCATAAAGGCTGGCGACCCGTTACCTTCCCCATGCAAGACAGCGAGAAGAATGTGCCTTTCCCCCTGTTTTGATGGCGACAATCTTGTTCGCGAGAATCTTGACCACTGTATTGAGCTGGTCAAGCAGAATCCGGGCTGGATTCTTTCACTTCAATGGCACAAGTTCATAGGAATCGAATAATGTTCAAGGTAAGCAAGCGTTTTGAAATCGCAGGCGCGCACCGTCTGGAATTACCCTACGAAAGCAAGTGCAACGGCCTCCACGGACACAACTGGATTATTACGGTCTGCTGCAAGAGCAAGACCCTGAACGCCCAGGGAATGGTCGTGGATTTCAAGCAGATCAAGCAGAGCATTTCCGAGAAGCTGGACCACGCCTACATCAATGACGTAGTCCCGTTCAATCCGACTGCGGAAAACATCGCAAGGTGGATTTGCGAACAGGTACCATTCTGCTATCGCGTCGTCGTACAGGAAAGCGAAGGAAACATCGCGGAATATGATCGAGAAGAAGAAAATTGAGAGCCTGGTAAGACAGCTTCTCCAGGCGCTCAATGACAATCCAAATCGCGAGGGGCTTCGGGAGACGCCCCGCCGCGTGGCGGACTATTATGCGGAAATGTTCGAAGGCCAGAACTACACCAACGAACAGATTGCAAGGAAGTTCGGCAAGTGCTTCAAGCAAAAGACGGACGGGCAGATTGTCAAGGTTGACGACATAACGATTTTCAGCCACTGTGAGCACCATCTGGCGCTCATGTACGACATGAAGGTTTCCATCCGCTACATTCCCCATGGCAAGGTTCTCGGACTTTCCAAGTTCGCCCGTATCGCGGAAATGGTGGGAAAGCGTCTCCAGCTCCAGGAAAAGATAGGAAGCGACATTGCCGAGGTCATTCACCTCGCGACTGGTTCGGAGGACGTCGAAGTGAGCATCGAAGGAAAGCACGCCTGTGTCACAGCAAGAGGCGCAAAGAACGTCTCCATGGTGACTCGGACCGTTCATTCCAGCGGAGCGTTCCGCAATCACTTGACCTCGAACGTCACCGAATCAATCAGCTGATGAGTGTCGATGAGGGGTGTCGGACTGTCGTTCTTCTCCCTGCGTCGCGCGATAAGCGTAGCTTCATGCAGCGCCTCGTATCTTGCGCTGTCGCGCATGGCGAGCGTGATGCAGTCCTTCAATCTTACGCCCAGCTCAAGGCATAGGGCATCAACATCGAACTTTCCAGCAATCACAAGGGGGATATACTTCTGTTCGATCTTTGGCATCAAGGCCCTGTACCTCTCCATGGCGAAGCGCAGGAACGGACGCGCGGGAATGGCGCTGTAATGGACGCCCTCAAGGGTCGTCCCGGCCTTTCTTCCGTAGTTGAGCGTTCTTGCGATAAGCGCATTGGAGGGTGGCTCGCGAAGAGCAGCAGTCCTCTTGCCCGTTTTCTTGCGGTAGTCCAGGTTCTGCTTCGCCTTTCTTGCCGTTCCATTGGAATCCAGCCATCCGGCGACAACCTTCCTCTCGTTCAGCGCCTTGAGAGTGTCGAACCTTTTCTTCAAATCTTCAAATGTGGTAATAGCCATGGAAACCGTATATAAAAAAACTTTTCTTCCGGGGAGCCGATGGCTAACATAGACCAAACAAAACAAAAAAACGACTACCTCACAGTCAAGGAGGTCGCAAAGAAGATCGGCTTCAACCCTTTCACCGTCTATGACTGGATAAAGACGCGCGGGATGCCCGTACGCCGCAGCTGCAAGCGTGGACGCATTACAATCTACTGGCCCGATTTTCTGCGCTGGTGGAAGGACTTGAGGAACGACTAATGTATGAACGAGCCAGTAGATATGAGACAGCTCGGCAAGCTGGGAGGCCTTGCCGCGTCCAGGAGCAAGCAGAAGGCCAAGGAGGCTCGCGACGTCGCGAGGAATGTACTTGGCACAAAGTTTACGCTGGGTGAAGGGAAGCTCAAGGAATCGCTGCGGAACATCGGAATCCAGGTTGACAAGCCGATCCAGATACGTGCAGCAATTCTTTCAGTCATGAGCGGCATGGCCCTTTCCGGAAACATCAAGGCGGCTCGTTTTGTCTTTGACATAGCCGAGGAGACGGAAGAAACAAAGCTCACCCGCGCAAAGCGAAAAATGCTCGACAGGATGGTTGACTGTCCCGATGCGATAACGATAGACTCCAACGGGGAAATCCCCACGCCGGAGGAACTGGGAGAAATCAGAAGGCAGGCCAGGGAACTGGGCATCTACGAAAACGACTCCACAGATTGAAAGACTTGCAAGGAGCAATCTTCTCGCCTTCGTGAAGGCGACCATGCCGACGTACAGCATCGGCTGGGTACATAGGGAAATCTGCGCCCGTCTCATGGGGTTCTTCGTGGACGTCATGGAACGCAAGAGTCCTCGACTCATTCTAACCATGCCTCCGCGACATGGCAAGAGCCAGCTTGTCTCCAAGCACTTTCCAGCCTGGTGCTTTGGCGTAAATCCGAACATTTCCTTCATCGCCTATAGCTATAGCGACAGCCTTTCAAAGCGAGTCAATAAGGACGTCCAGAGGATCATGGACTCAAGCGAGTTCCATAGAATCTTCCCAAACGTCTCCCTCCCCCCGCGCGGAAGCAGGTTCACCCGTTCCGCAAACCTGCTGGAAATACCGAACCACATCGGAAGTTTCCGAAGCACTGGTATCGGAGGCGGCATCACGGGCATGGGCTGTGACATTCTCGGCATTGACGACCCGTTGAAGGACAGACAGGAAGCGAACAGCATCACAATCCGCGACAGGGTCTGGGACTGGTACACATCTACGGCCTACACACGCCTTTCCCCAGGCGGTGGCGTTCTTGTGACGCTTACCAGATGGCATGAGGACGACTTGGCTGGGCGTCTGCTCAACGCCATGAAGCGGGGCGATGGAGACCAGTGGACCATCATAAACTATCCCGCAATCGCGGAAATTGACGAGCCTCACCGTAGAATCGGCGAAGCCCTCCATCCGGAAAGATACCCCGTCGAAATGCTTGAGAAGATCAAGGCGAACGTGGGAAGCTATGACTGGAACGCACTTTACCAGCAGCACCCCGCCCCCGTCGGCGGAAGCATCATCAAGCGTGAATGGCTACAGGAATATGAGATTCTGCCGAAGGTATTCGACAAGATTATCCAGAGCTGGGATTTCACATTCACGGACAGCGCCTCAAGCGACAATGTAGCAGGAACTGTCTGGGGAAAGGTCGGCTCACGCTTCTACCTCATCGACTGCGTCTGCGAGAAGATGGATTTCGTCTCCAGCATCCGCGCCCTGCAAAGAATCACAGTCAAGCATCCCAAGGCATTGAAGAAAATCATAGAGGACAAGGCCAACGGCCCCGCAATCATAAGCGCATTGAAAAACCAGATCAGCGGAATCGTCCCCTATACGCCGCAGGGGTCAAAGGAGGCGCGAGCCTTCGCTGTCAGCCCCCTTTTCGAGGCTGGGAACGTTTTCATCCCCAAACAGGATGCGGAACACCCCTGGGTTCGCGACTACGTAGACGAACTGGTCTCCTTCCCCACAGCCCCGCATGACGACCGCGTGGACTCTACCACGCAAGCCCTCAACTACCTATCGACCGGGACAGGCTCCGGCATGGTCAGCTTCATCTAAAAAGGAAATCAACTCATGGAAAAAAGCAAGATTCAGGACGGTGCCTACGGCAATTTCGTCACAGGAATGGGTCACGCCCAGATGGATAAGGGTGAAAGCACCTTCGCAAAGCCCTACGGAGGAAGCGACCTCTACGAACTGGCGAAAATGAAGGTGCAGGACGGAATTGCAGCCCGGATCGTGGAATGTGTTCCGGAAACAGCCTTCAAGCATGACATTTCCATCATCGGAGACGAAGATGGAACAGTCCTCAAGGAATGTTTCTCCCTTGGCCTCATCGAAGCCCTGCAGGTCGCTGGCGAATATCAGCGTTTGACTGGAGGCGCAATCATCGTCACGGAATATGAGAATGACGATTTGCAGTCCCTGGCTGCACCCCCGACGTCCAGCGCCAAGGTGAGACAGTACCGCGTCTATAGCGCAGGGACAGTCGATCTTCAATCCAGCGACTTCGAGGGTGATTCCCCGAAAGTTTTCCGAGTCACCCTTCTGGACGGTGAAAGGCGCGAAATCCACCCCCAAAGATGCACTGTCATTTATGGCAAGAAGGCCCCGGACGTCCTTCGTGGAGTCTCCCTGCGGGAACGGTTCTTCGGAACACCCGCCTTGAAGGCCAGCGAACAGAGCCTAAAGAACCTCGCCAACGTCATGGCAAGCATCGTCAATATGGCAACGGAGACAGGCGTCATGCTTTTCAGCCTGGAGAACTTCAACGAAATGCTCTCCAAGCCGGACTGCGGCATCCGCGACGCACAGGAGCTTATAAGCCTCGTCAAGCTATCCATGAGTTCGTTCCGGGGCGTTTTCAGCGGCGCAAATGACAAGTTCGAGATTTTAAGCCACAACTTCACAGGTTTGCCCGAAGTCCTGCAGAAGGCGATGAACATGGTCAGCGCGGATTCAAGAATCCCCATGAGCATCCTTTTCGGACAGAGCGCCACTGGTCTCGCCCAGACCAACGAGGGCGATACAAAGGCCTATGGCGAACTGGTGGAAAGTTGGCGATCCCGCTACATCTACCGTCCGGCAGCAAGGCTCATTTCCGAACTTGCCCACAGGAACTGCAACGCAAGCTGTAGCGAGTTCGAATGGGGACCCGTTACCGTCCTCAGCCTAAAGGAACAGCTGGAAGCAAAGAAGCTCCAGGCGGAAACCCTCAACATCTATTACCAGATGGGAGCCATAGACGCAGACAGCATCCGCGAGAGCGTCTTTCATAACGGTCACTCCTGGGAAGTAACCGTAGAGGACTAGCTGAATGGCAAGCAGCTTTCTCAATTTCGTAAGGAACGTGGAACGCATCGGACAGAAGAAGCGTGGACGCAGGCCCGTCTTTAGCGCCCACCAGTTCTATCCCAGCGCCATCGAGGCGGACCTTCAAAAGGCTACCCGCGAGGAATTTGCAAGGGCGCTGGAACAGAATATCCAGCTCGCCCTCATGGGCTTCGTTGACGACCTTGACGACCTTGCGAAAGCGAAAGCTGAACTGCCCCCGGAATTTGTAAAGAAAGTGTCAAGCCTAGCCGATGCCGTCGGAGTAAAGACGGGCTGGAATTTCAGCGAATATTCAAAGATGCTTGTGGGCCAGCCCTACTTCCCCCCGGAAGCGGAAAAGTCCATCTTTGACGCATGGAAGGCAAATTTCCAGCAGCTCTGCATAAGTGCCGAAACCGACGCCAAGGCAAAGATATCCAGGCTCGCCACCGACGCGAGGATGAAGGGCTGGAGCAAATCGCAACTTGAATCTGCAATTCGCAGGGAATTGCCGATGGAGACAAAGCATCGCGCGGAGCTGATCGCCAGAACGGAAATGGGAAAGCTCAATTCAGCAGCCAACCTTTCCACCTACAAGAAGCTGGGCATCCGCTACTATATGTGGATGACAACGCTGGACGGACGCGAGCGCGATTCCCACGCCCTCATGAACGGCTTGATCTGCAGCGTCGAAAATCCGGACGTCTATTATGAGGAAACTCCCGAAGGACTTGTGGAGCATCCAAGAACCTCGGAAATGTACCATGGAACCCCCGGAGAGGACTTCCAATGCCGTTGCAGCATGGTCGCCTGGGAGCCGGAAATCGACGGAAAATACCAGGTCAGACAGGCGGAACAGCCAGAGACTCCGCAGCAGGGCGCAAACGAGGCTACGAGCGCCCAGCTGGAAAAGATGGAACAGACTATCGCCCAGCAGGAAAAACAGCTGCAGGCGCTTAAAATGGAGCAGGAATCGCTGTTATCCAGGCAAAGGCTCATCCAGGCCGCAGAAAAACGCCACGAAAGGACGCCCCAGCAGATCGCGGATATCCAAAACCGCTGGGAAGAAAGGCTCCGCAGGCGCAGAATTGCCGAAATTGCCCAGAAAAGGCATGAAAAAAGGACTATTTCACAGGAAAACGCCATCAGGAAGGAGCTGGAACGCAGAACAGCCATCCGTACAGAGGCGCACAAGCTGTTACAGGAAGCAAACGGGCTTCATGGATTGTCCGGTAAGGACGAACTGGAAAAAGCCCTGCAGAAGGGCGGCAAAAGCGCCTACAGCGAAATGGAAGCCCAGAGCGCCAAGCTGGAGGAATCCCTCAAGAAGCTCAAGGCCTGTACCTACCTTGAGGACCCGATCCAGGTCGCCAGGGATTTCGACTATGACACAGCCATTCTAGTCAATGATTCCGTCAAGAAGAAACTCGACGGGATGCCCCGTTCCCTTTCCAGCCGAAAGCATGACCTTGAATTTGAAATCAAGTGGGTGGAGGACCATAAGAAGTATTCCAGCTGGAAGGTCGCACAGGACGCCTATAAGAAGGCGCTTCGCGAGGTGGAACAGAAAATCCTATGGGAATCCGACATTCAGCGCGTGGACGAAATCAAGGACTTTCTTGCCAAGCATCCGAAATCCGGAATCATCAAGAAGCTGGCGGAGGATATGGACGCCGCGATTGCAAAGGGTGACGCCGCAGCAAGAACGGAATTTCAACAGCTATTGAAGAAGGCCGAAACAAGAAAGGCCGAAATCGAAGCCAAGGAACTTCGCGAACGCTTGAAGAAGATCAAGAGCGGAACAGCTGGTGGAATCCCCTTCGGAACACTCACTCTCCCGGAACTCAAGGCCACCATGGGTTCAAAATTACCCAAGACCCTTGAGCATCTGGATGACGCCATCGCCAAGTACGAAAAATCCAGAAAGTACGGTTCGGACACAAAGAAGTACGCCAAGGAAATTGAAGCCAACATGAAGATGCTTTTCCAGCAGCATGACCTGGGAATGCACATTGACGACGATATTCTCGAAAAGGTTTTCACCAGCCATTTCAAGAACACTTTCGAAACAGGAAGCTCCGGCGGTTATTGTGGCCCAAGCCTAAACGCAGATGGTTCAATCAAACAGTCTCACGCACGTTTGGGTGCCGCCCATAATCTTTTCGGCCTTGGTTCCACCGACAGGGCAAATCAGCTCAAGATCGGCCAGTACGAAAAATACGGAAACCTGCTGGACCACGACAAACTTCGCGAGTTCAAGTCCCACAATCCGGCCACGCAGTACGGAAATGTCACAGTTCGTTTCAAGAAGGATAAGGTCGTCTGCACCTGGACTGCTGGCGACAGCCTCGGCGAAACTTACCAGCCCAGCCTCGTCACCGATCCCAAGGCTGTGTCCTACGACGATATGAGCGAAAGAAAATTGCCGAAACTTGGAACGGACACTTCCAACATGGCAAACTTCCGAGACAACAATATCCGAAGCTACTTGGAACTACAGTTCCATGGCGACGTCACAATCGATTGCGTGGAATCACTTACCTATCCCTATGACTTGATGGATAAAAGTAAAGCCACCCATTTACAGGTGGCTAAAAAATGGCAGAGCATCGGAGCAGAGGTTTATTACATCAAGAACGGAAAGCTGGAGAAGTTGTAGGATAAACCAAAGACTCAAGAAGCCGTTTGACTACCCTTACCCAATTTTTTCAACCTAAAGAATTCCTCGCGTTTAGCAACGAATTCCACTATCAGCTGTTTTAATTCGACTGTACTGACAGTTTCCTCGTTGATTATACCCTCAGCCTCATCATCTTCATCTGGATAAAGATATTCTACTCTTGAACAATCTTTATGAATCTCGACAAAGCAAATATTTCCACTCACCTCAGCTCTTTCAAATTTATCTGAAAGGACTAGATCAATGTGTTCCAGAAAAGTCCCCAACAAATCACATTCACTGGAAAGGAATACACTTATCAAGGAATGTTCCTTACCAAAATCGAAAATGATATCCGTCTTTTCTCCGTCATGGACAATGTGTTCAATAGTGTACTTCATAATTTATTTCCCCCTAATCGGAAAAGCCGTCCTTATTTTACCTGTGTTTTTATGAACGATAATTCGTATCGTTATTCCCGAT containing:
- the queD gene encoding 6-carboxytetrahydropterin synthase QueD, whose translation is MFKVSKRFEIAGAHRLELPYESKCNGLHGHNWIITVCCKSKTLNAQGMVVDFKQIKQSISEKLDHAYINDVVPFNPTAENIARWICEQVPFCYRVVVQESEGNIAEYDREEEN
- a CDS encoding helix-turn-helix domain-containing protein; its protein translation is MANIDQTKQKNDYLTVKEVAKKIGFNPFTVYDWIKTRGMPVRRSCKRGRITIYWPDFLRWWKDLRND
- a CDS encoding anti-CBASS protein Acb1 family protein, which translates into the protein MEKSKIQDGAYGNFVTGMGHAQMDKGESTFAKPYGGSDLYELAKMKVQDGIAARIVECVPETAFKHDISIIGDEDGTVLKECFSLGLIEALQVAGEYQRLTGGAIIVTEYENDDLQSLAAPPTSSAKVRQYRVYSAGTVDLQSSDFEGDSPKVFRVTLLDGERREIHPQRCTVIYGKKAPDVLRGVSLRERFFGTPALKASEQSLKNLANVMASIVNMATETGVMLFSLENFNEMLSKPDCGIRDAQELISLVKLSMSSFRGVFSGANDKFEILSHNFTGLPEVLQKAMNMVSADSRIPMSILFGQSATGLAQTNEGDTKAYGELVESWRSRYIYRPAARLISELAHRNCNASCSEFEWGPVTVLSLKEQLEAKKLQAETLNIYYQMGAIDADSIRESVFHNGHSWEVTVED
- the terL gene encoding phage terminase large subunit, whose translation is MPTYSIGWVHREICARLMGFFVDVMERKSPRLILTMPPRHGKSQLVSKHFPAWCFGVNPNISFIAYSYSDSLSKRVNKDVQRIMDSSEFHRIFPNVSLPPRGSRFTRSANLLEIPNHIGSFRSTGIGGGITGMGCDILGIDDPLKDRQEANSITIRDRVWDWYTSTAYTRLSPGGGVLVTLTRWHEDDLAGRLLNAMKRGDGDQWTIINYPAIAEIDEPHRRIGEALHPERYPVEMLEKIKANVGSYDWNALYQQHPAPVGGSIIKREWLQEYEILPKVFDKIIQSWDFTFTDSASSDNVAGTVWGKVGSRFYLIDCVCEKMDFVSSIRALQRITVKHPKALKKIIEDKANGPAIISALKNQISGIVPYTPQGSKEARAFAVSPLFEAGNVFIPKQDAEHPWVRDYVDELVSFPTAPHDDRVDSTTQALNYLSTGTGSGMVSFI
- the queC gene encoding 7-cyano-7-deazaguanine synthase QueC, whose amino-acid sequence is MQKSKCDAVLLLSGGIDSTTVLEQLTKQGKKVFCLIFDYKQTLSKEIAYAAQNAKRLKQPYKIISIDLGFAGSKCSLISKTKISVNRDFKQIDSSIPTSYVEFRNGILLSYAVMFAEVNGIGEIYGGFNGLASGQYYDDTLPFIKAFEKAANLGTSPAFNVRIRAPFSMMEKAEIVKAGRKIGIDYEKNTWSCYNNGDRHCGKCDSCKQRERALKLGGCENG
- a CDS encoding ParB N-terminal domain-containing protein — encoded protein: MAIEKVVASIKNFGFKVPIIIDRENVIVCGHTRYLAAQQLEMEKIPCIMADDLTPNQVKAFRLADNKVAEASGWDFTKLNEELSFLNEIAFDVEQFGFNPSEDVDFDSFLTNEENPEKKPKTITCPHCGKSFEK
- the folE gene encoding GTP cyclohydrolase I; its protein translation is MEKKKIESLVRQLLQALNDNPNREGLRETPRRVADYYAEMFEGQNYTNEQIARKFGKCFKQKTDGQIVKVDDITIFSHCEHHLALMYDMKVSIRYIPHGKVLGLSKFARIAEMVGKRLQLQEKIGSDIAEVIHLATGSEDVEVSIEGKHACVTARGAKNVSMVTRTVHSSGAFRNHLTSNVTESIS
- a CDS encoding 7-carboxy-7-deazaguanine synthase QueE; translation: MARTYRINTIFFSIQGEGKRVGTPQVFVRFSGCNMKCPFCDTNHEPFTEMTAEQIIAKAKEVGGNCRSVSFCGGEPTLQLDAELIKAFEGWYKSIETNGTKPVPAGIDYIVCSPKTSRIEPDNIDELRFVIKAGDPLPSPCKTARRMCLSPCFDGDNLVRENLDHCIELVKQNPGWILSLQWHKFIGIE
- a CDS encoding phage minor head protein, producing MASSFLNFVRNVERIGQKKRGRRPVFSAHQFYPSAIEADLQKATREEFARALEQNIQLALMGFVDDLDDLAKAKAELPPEFVKKVSSLADAVGVKTGWNFSEYSKMLVGQPYFPPEAEKSIFDAWKANFQQLCISAETDAKAKISRLATDARMKGWSKSQLESAIRRELPMETKHRAELIARTEMGKLNSAANLSTYKKLGIRYYMWMTTLDGRERDSHALMNGLICSVENPDVYYEETPEGLVEHPRTSEMYHGTPGEDFQCRCSMVAWEPEIDGKYQVRQAEQPETPQQGANEATSAQLEKMEQTIAQQEKQLQALKMEQESLLSRQRLIQAAEKRHERTPQQIADIQNRWEERLRRRRIAEIAQKRHEKRTISQENAIRKELERRTAIRTEAHKLLQEANGLHGLSGKDELEKALQKGGKSAYSEMEAQSAKLEESLKKLKACTYLEDPIQVARDFDYDTAILVNDSVKKKLDGMPRSLSSRKHDLEFEIKWVEDHKKYSSWKVAQDAYKKALREVEQKILWESDIQRVDEIKDFLAKHPKSGIIKKLAEDMDAAIAKGDAAARTEFQQLLKKAETRKAEIEAKELRERLKKIKSGTAGGIPFGTLTLPELKATMGSKLPKTLEHLDDAIAKYEKSRKYGSDTKKYAKEIEANMKMLFQQHDLGMHIDDDILEKVFTSHFKNTFETGSSGGYCGPSLNADGSIKQSHARLGAAHNLFGLGSTDRANQLKIGQYEKYGNLLDHDKLREFKSHNPATQYGNVTVRFKKDKVVCTWTAGDSLGETYQPSLVTDPKAVSYDDMSERKLPKLGTDTSNMANFRDNNIRSYLELQFHGDVTIDCVESLTYPYDLMDKSKATHLQVAKKWQSIGAEVYYIKNGKLEKL